A section of the Bacillus sp. HSf4 genome encodes:
- the hmpA gene encoding NO-inducible flavohemoprotein, giving the protein MLSEKTMQIVKSTAPVLKEKGTEITSCFYKRMFNAHPELKNIFNMSRQQTGGQPKALAYTVLQAAENIDRLEALLPVVKQIGHKHKSLDVKPEHYPIVGQHLLEAIEIVLGDAATEEILQAWAEAYEEIARVFIEIEKQMYDEDKKLPESWEGFKPFVVLDKRQESETITSFYLKPADGTDLPPFSPGQYVSVRIKIPGEAYFLTRQYSLSDVWNKDYYRISVKLEAEEGKPKGRVSSYLHEQMEIGGSLEVSVPAGDFTLSGQTDKPVYFISAGSGITPVMSMAKTLAAKADRNITFVHAAKSQEQHAFKEETEKLISVNPENRLLFVYSRAVETSGEHVIKGRMDEELLRTIVHDKDGEFYVCGPLSFMKNVIDGLRNLGVPMENIRYESFASSLEMEIAN; this is encoded by the coding sequence ATGCTATCTGAAAAAACAATGCAAATCGTGAAATCGACTGCCCCTGTTTTAAAGGAAAAAGGAACGGAGATTACATCTTGTTTTTACAAAAGAATGTTCAACGCACATCCTGAGCTGAAGAACATTTTTAACATGTCACGTCAGCAGACCGGCGGCCAGCCTAAAGCGCTGGCTTACACGGTTTTGCAGGCGGCGGAGAATATCGACCGCCTCGAAGCGCTCCTGCCGGTTGTCAAACAGATCGGACATAAGCATAAAAGTCTGGATGTGAAGCCTGAGCACTATCCGATCGTCGGCCAGCACCTGTTGGAAGCGATTGAAATCGTGCTCGGCGACGCTGCGACAGAGGAGATTCTTCAGGCATGGGCAGAGGCGTATGAAGAGATCGCCCGCGTGTTTATTGAAATCGAAAAGCAAATGTATGATGAAGACAAAAAACTTCCTGAAAGCTGGGAAGGCTTTAAACCGTTTGTCGTCTTAGATAAGCGGCAGGAATCTGAGACGATCACTTCCTTTTATTTAAAACCGGCTGACGGAACAGACCTGCCGCCTTTCAGCCCGGGCCAATACGTGTCTGTGCGGATTAAAATTCCGGGAGAGGCATACTTTTTAACAAGACAGTACAGCTTGTCAGACGTCTGGAATAAGGATTACTACCGGATTTCAGTCAAATTGGAAGCCGAAGAAGGCAAGCCGAAAGGAAGGGTATCAAGCTACCTGCATGAACAGATGGAGATTGGCGGCAGCTTGGAAGTGAGCGTCCCGGCGGGAGACTTCACACTGTCCGGACAGACGGATAAGCCGGTTTACTTTATCAGCGCCGGATCCGGCATCACTCCGGTGATGAGCATGGCGAAAACACTGGCCGCAAAAGCTGACCGGAACATCACGTTCGTACATGCAGCCAAGTCCCAAGAACAGCATGCATTTAAAGAAGAAACTGAAAAACTAATCAGCGTGAATCCGGAAAACCGCCTGCTGTTTGTTTACAGCCGCGCTGTTGAAACATCCGGCGAACATGTCATCAAAGGCCGGATGGATGAGGAGCTTTTGAGAACGATCGTGCATGATAAAGACGGTGAATTTTATGTGTGCGGACCGCTTTCCTTCATGAAAAACGTCATCGATGGATTGCGGAATCTCGGTGTTCCCATGGAAAACATCCGTTATGAAAGCTTTGCATCTTCTCTCGAGATGGAGATTGCGAATTAA
- a CDS encoding SpoVR family protein, protein MSVREQKELERAIEEITEIAKGFGLDFYPMRYEICPAEIIYTFGAYGMPTRYSHWSFGKQFHKMKLHYDFGLSKIYELVINSDPCYAFLLDSNSLIQNKLIVAHVLAHCDFFKNNCRFQNTKRDMVESMAATAERIKHYETIHGSKEVEAFLDAVLAIEEHIDPSLVRPKLSWSIDDEEEEAETPASPYDDLWELDRKEPKQKKKKAKKKFPPKSEKDILLFIEEHSRELEHWQRDILTMMREEMLYFWPQLETKIMNEGWASYWHQRIIRELDLTSSEAIEFAKLNAGVVQPSKTGINPYYLGLKIFEDIEERYNNPTEDMKKMGVDPNSGKEKIFEVREIESDISFIRNYLTKDLVMREDLYLFQKQGRDYKIVDKEWEAVRDQLVSMRVNGGFPYLTVEDGDYLKNNELYIKHWYEGIELDLKYLEKVLPYLHQLWGRSVHVETVLEDKPVMFSYDGKAVHRRYL, encoded by the coding sequence TTGAGCGTACGGGAGCAAAAAGAACTGGAGCGGGCGATTGAGGAAATTACGGAAATCGCGAAAGGATTCGGCCTTGATTTTTACCCGATGAGATATGAAATATGTCCGGCTGAGATTATTTATACATTCGGCGCATACGGGATGCCGACAAGATACAGCCATTGGAGCTTCGGCAAGCAGTTTCATAAAATGAAGCTGCACTACGATTTTGGTCTGAGCAAGATATACGAGCTTGTCATCAACTCAGATCCTTGCTATGCGTTTTTGCTTGACAGCAATTCATTGATCCAGAACAAACTGATTGTCGCGCATGTCTTGGCACACTGCGACTTCTTTAAAAACAACTGCCGCTTTCAAAATACAAAACGCGATATGGTCGAAAGCATGGCGGCGACGGCGGAGCGGATTAAGCATTATGAGACGATCCATGGTTCAAAGGAAGTGGAAGCGTTTCTTGATGCGGTATTGGCGATTGAAGAACACATTGATCCTTCGTTGGTCAGGCCAAAGCTATCCTGGAGCATCGATGATGAGGAGGAGGAAGCGGAAACGCCGGCAAGTCCTTATGATGATCTATGGGAGCTGGATCGGAAGGAGCCGAAACAGAAGAAGAAAAAAGCGAAGAAAAAGTTTCCGCCCAAATCGGAAAAGGACATCCTGCTTTTTATAGAAGAGCACTCCAGAGAACTGGAACATTGGCAGCGGGATATCCTCACAATGATGAGAGAGGAAATGCTGTACTTCTGGCCGCAGCTTGAAACCAAGATCATGAATGAAGGGTGGGCATCCTATTGGCATCAGCGGATCATCCGCGAGCTGGATCTGACCTCAAGTGAAGCGATCGAATTTGCCAAGCTGAATGCGGGTGTCGTCCAGCCATCTAAAACCGGCATCAATCCTTATTATCTCGGTTTGAAAATTTTTGAAGACATCGAAGAACGCTACAACAACCCGACCGAAGACATGAAGAAAATGGGGGTTGATCCAAACTCCGGAAAAGAGAAAATCTTTGAAGTGAGGGAAATCGAATCAGACATTTCCTTTATCCGCAACTACTTGACAAAGGATCTTGTGATGAGAGAAGACCTCTATCTGTTTCAAAAGCAGGGAAGGGATTATAAAATTGTTGACAAGGAATGGGAAGCCGTTCGCGATCAGCTTGTCAGCATGAGGGTAAACGGAGGCTTTCCATACCTGACCGTCGAGGACGGAGATTATTTAAAAAATAACGAACTCTATATCAAACATTGGTATGAAGGAATTGAACTCGATTTAAAGTATCTTGAAAAAGTGCTGCCCTACCTCCATCAGCTGTGGGGAAGAAGCGTGCATGTCGAAACCGTGCTTGAGGATAAACCCGTCATGTTTTCATATGACGGAAAGGCTGTTCATCGCAGATATTTGTAG